aaaaaaaaattttaaaatagactTTTTGAgctgttttcttttaaaaaaatggaagctTCATAACTCTAAAGTTGTGCTAAAAAATTGAGCAAGCCTTTATGGTTCTATCTTAAGGTTTCGATTGTCCTCAAAGACAATTACCCTTATTTGCATGCATTTGTTGTTTGTGGTTTAGCATTTATCTGTTTCCTTAATATTAGGTCTTTTATtccatgcaatctatttaatgCTTTCTTTCGTGGCCAATTACTATATTGATGATTGCGCACCCACACGGTCAATTCGCATTTTAATATATTAGtctaaaattaattcaaattgcttgacaattttatttatttttaaattaactaTAATAGGTAAACCGAAAATgcattaattagttaattagtataattaagtccATGACTCTAGATTTTTTGGTTATGTAGGAAGTGAAGTACACTCCAtctttcacttgatttctagtCAATTCCAATAaactagtggcaactccttctTCCCGGAAAATATTCATACCCTCCAATTTGAACACCTAATATTGCGTGAGATATTAATTTGGGAGCGTCTTTAATCATAGACCATGGGCTTGTCTTTTAGATAATATTcccaaacctattccctccctaGGGTTAGGTCATGACAAAGGGAATGTTGCTCAATGGGCTGCACCGGAAtggaaaattagaattttctttttttccatcctAACCTCATGTTCTTTTGAGAATATTACAAAGTTAAGAGAACATTAGAAACATAGTAGACTAATTCAAATTGCATTTTACCACGTTAACTCTAAATCTCTTTGGTACGTTTCTTTAAAATatgtttgtatttttcaatCTGAGAATATGCTTGTTCGAATAACCACTATGATGAGGGCAGCTCACTATGGCCAATCACCTAGATTTCctctctccattctttgtggtaCAATTACCCCTTCTTGGCATGCTCAGATTGAAGTGAAAGTGATTATGGTCAAACCAGCTATTGCCATCATAATGATTATCCCAAACAAGCATtttctcaaattgaaaaatacaaaCACATTCTAAAGAAGTTCACGAAAGGAAATTTATAGTTAACGTTGTAGAATGGGATTTGATTTAGTTTACTGTATTTCTAATGTTTCCATTACTTTGtaactctcatttttttttataacaattaAGCactaaattttataaaatcggAAAAAATTATACCTAACAATAAAAATCCCACGGAAGAAGTTGGGCTGGAGATCACAAGAACATGCGAGGTGAGGAtgaaagacaaaaggaagaatTTCTAGTTCTCCTTTCCAGTGCAACtcattgaacaattttccttttcttcatatttaaacaaatccagTAACCAGTTCCACTTGAAGCAAAAAGTAACGGTTGAAATTGCACCGTCATCTTCGAGCAATAATGGCACCGTTGTTCTAGCATTGCTTGTCCCAAGTATAGGTTGGATTTGGGTATATCACGAAACCAACTAGACATccatatttttttaacattgctattataaacccatttacaacccaTTTCCTAACATAACTAACTCCTTAAAATGCCCATAaaatatgggttaagaaatgAGTCCATGACCTATTTTGACAAATCTACTCCAGAGAAATGGGATCAATCAATAATGAGTGGATACGGTACTTCGATCTATCATTTGGAGCGCCATGTGCATCTCCATCTTGGTATGTATAGTGAGCTATTCGGGCTAGGTTGAAAGCCAAACGTACGAATGATTTTCCAAACAAAGAGTTGTTGACTTGAtatctgttcatcttcttccatgcTGTGTCGATCAGTTCCTTAATGCTCGCGAGCAACATTCTCGCACACCCGGTGTCTTGCATGTAGCATAGGATCGAATTTGCCGTTTCTCCTCTCTCTAGCTCGGCCTACAACATATAATGTGGGTGTGAGCATAGGCTTTCATGACGCATGAGCCGAAAAGGAATCGAGTGGAAAGTTTGCGTCATAACTTGATTGATGTTGTCAAAGAAATTACCTAAATAGTACAAGTGCACGCGAAGTCCTAAAGCTATCGAAAGAGAAGTGCACTGGGTGGAAGTAATTTCGAAGACTTCTTCTTTGCACGAAGATTTTGGTTTAGTTCTGGTGGGTTTTAGTTAGTGGCAGCAACTAGAAACATTTGCAGCACTTTCACATGAAAATACTCTAGTGATTCGaagtaatttcttgtttttgtctaTTTTAATCTGTAATCGTTCATTTGGGATGTTCATCGGTCAGAATTGTAAGTCCAAATTTATCGTGCTCTTTCAATCGGAAGTTGCAGTGCTTGTATGCTCTGCCCTTTTTACAGCTACTAGTTCTAGGGAgcgaagaaggaggaggaggagagtgCATACCGACGAGGTACCGAGATCGTTGCAGAGGCGGAAAATAATGGACGGCGACTTCAAGAGATCATGGCCGTAAGTCTCGATCAATTCTAGTTCCTCCCCTTTCTAATGTGCGGGGTCGATAGAAAGAAAGCATGAATCAATATGACGAGTCCGGAGACTGAGATCCAGCCATTGTTCATGTATTCTTCGAACGTCGGGGTGACCTTGTTGTGCTTCCACTTCGCCTCTTGCAGGAAGGCTTTGAGCATGTCACTCCACTGAatccatcaaattcaaattctttttctgtTACCGTCAAGAATTCATAGAACTTCGAAGGGTTTAATCGGTAAACGTTAAGTACGTACCGCCTTTGTTAGACACGGGATGATATTTTCTCCATTCTGCTTGAGGACGTCGTAAGCCATCTCGTGCACGGCATTGTAGAGAGCTAGGAAGCAAAGCTTCATACAGCCTGGAAGATTCGACACGGCATCGACATCCCATCTGAAACCACACATTGATCAAAGGAGGCTTTAACAAATAGACTCGAGAAATCGACGTTTTCACTAATAATCTGAAGCGAAGTATTGAGGAACCTGTGTACAGCATCTGTGAATAGCTCCAATTCATCCAAACTACCATAAACATCGTACACATCATCGATGGTGGTCACGAGTGCGGTCACTTTCGTTAGCCCTCTACGGAGATTGCTGAACTGAGGCTCGTAGGCCATTCCGACCGTCCAGAAGAAGCACTCCATCAGTCGATCTCTTGCAAAGCTCAACTTGTTTGCCAGGCTAACATCGTTCCACCATCTGCAATTGATTCACGCATGACAGATATTAGTGATGCTACTATTTCACTCGCAATATATCCATCAAGGCCTAACGGCATTTGAATTTTGCAAGAtgaattctaaactttttccaCGTTTCCACACCGACCTCGACATCTCCTGAAGATCTCTTTGGAGAATAGACTGCACCATGTTGAAATTGTACACGGCCAGTTCCAGCAGCCGACGATCTGCGTCTCTCTCCGGGTGCTATAAGCTTCAATGGACCGTCGAGCTTCCAGCAATGGCATTCTCAGGTGCAGGGGCAGTGCCAACCCCCAGTTCACTTGGAAATATTCGAGATCTTTGCTGACATCGATATTGTTGAGGCGTTTAAGATGCTCGATGGCAAATGCCTTAGCCTCGTGCAAgatatcttcttcttcgaaggCCAAATGCGAAGCTTCGTATAAACTCAACAGCCCTTCAACGTCACGGCCGAGGCTCTCCATAAATGTTCCTTGCTCGTCCATGAAAATCCAGAAAACATCTGTTTGTTCTTTCCCATCAAGATTAGTCGATCGCAGtctaattttttgtcaattaggtAGAACTTTAGTATGGTNNNNNNNNNNNNNNNNNNNNNNNNNNNNNNNNNNNNNNNNNNNNNNNNNNNNNNNNNNNNNNNNNNNNNNNNNNNNNNNNNNNNNNNNNNNNNNNNNNNNCGCTTGGCTCGCGGACGTCGACCGTTTAGCCGTTTCGACGCGTCCCCaccccctcccctctctctttgtttggcaCCACTCGTCTCGACCATCGCTGTCGACGCCGCAAGGAGAAGGGAGAGGCGCTTGGGTTgcataagaaagaaaagtagaaaaatcgaaaaaaggaaataaaaagaaaaaaaaggataaaaaagggATGGGCAGCAATTTTATAGAATTGACAAGGGAATGTACTTGTGTTTTGGTCAATGAAGTATAAATAGTGGGTCTGACTGATCCGGTCagtatattttcattttatttcccttttagaaaaataagaaaaatgcaaaaatattttgcatcccaaaaaaaaaaaaaaaaatcttgtaaaTAGTCTTTGaatgtttttctttaaaatttgtgaaaacataacagaaaaattcaaaaaaaaagaaaatcatgtttaATTTTTGGAAGTAAATATTGGCTTATCCAATTGCGCCCATATGATGTGGTTAGAAATGGAATCCTAGAATTCATGATTGGTAAAAtgctttatttaattttaaataagatcAAGTATCGAAGGGTATTAgtgattaattaatataatcaagtctcGATCTTAGTTTTTTTGGTTACGCAAAAGTGAAGTGTTTCTTCCAATATTTCATTTGGATTTTTAGTTGCCCTACTTCAAATTAATTGGTGACGAATCctatttaaaattgacttataAGTCAAAAACTCAAATCATAAATCGTGAATTAATAGACTTGGGAGAATTCAAACTAAACTTAATACTTAGCACTGGCCATTTTGCCTCCGTTTGCGCTTGCACGTAAGGACACCAAAAAGGAGGTTGTGACAAGAACATGAATCATGTGTCGCTAGGGACCAAACGTTTTGTAAGCCCAAGTTGGTTGGTACTTGGCCAATCGTTGTCCTCCTTGAGGAATAGCAATTTCGTTGCTTGTCGAACGAGGGACCTGATTCTTTATCTTCTTGGAGAAAACATCAAGAGCAAAATAAAGTGGAAGTGCCATTATTTCATCAAAGTGAAGAGAACAGCATGAGAGAAAGACCAAAACATCAGTGCCGCGACCTACCCTCAGGAAGAGGGAGTAGGTTTAGGATAGTGCCTAAAGGATGGACCTAAAGCCCGTGATTAGGCATGGGCTCTTCTAAGCTTATACCTCGCGTgacattttggtatttttaaatgtttttgcaataaaaaatCGTCATTAGCCTATTGAAAtcggctagaaatcaagtgaggcatgAAAGTGTACCCCGCTTCCTACACAACTAGAAAATTTAGAGTTGGAGAcctgattacactaattaatcaattagtgccatttcgttacctaattttgttcattttaaaagaaaatatttttgtcaagcagcttggattgattttacacctattcaTTAATATGTAAGGTGATCAAGACGCaatgcaatcattaaagtaacaatcatagatattataatcataattgcaataaaattaaacacgtacaATTAAACATGACTATATATGTAAATTAAACGTATGACATAATCAATGTGCAAgcaaataaatgcataattataTTGAAAAGGCCAAACATGACAATTTAcaaccaaaccctacattttttaacttttgaaatttttaaaatttaaaatttttattatttttcattaaaaactaGGCGGGCCAGGTCGGATCGGTCTGACCTAACCAGGTTGGCGCAGTCGGCGCGGATCTCCGACCGGACCCACGTTCGGTCTGGTTGGAGGCGGGCCAGTCAGCCCGCCCAAGTGGGCCAGGCCCGACCATGGTTGGTCAGGCCTCTGCCCAAGTGTGGGTTGGGCCCAACCCCCTCGAAAAAAGGGCTCCCTCTGCAGGCCCACGACCCAGACCAACTCTGGGCCGCCGGCCTGCGGGCGAGAGAGAGGCCAAACGGGCCAGACCGGTGATCTGGCCCGTTTTGGCCTCCCCTCCTCCTCTGGTCCGCGACCAGAAAGGGGCGACGCCGTGCAGCCCGGGCAGTTCTCCGGCCGGGGCTTTGACGGCGCCGCCTCGGTGGGGCGGAGGACGATGCTCGTCCTCCGGCCAGGCGACGGCGTCCACTCCGGCAACCTAACGACCCGCGGGGAGCTGCAGGCAGAGGGCGGAGATGGAGGCTTCGGTTGGGAATTTCGGCGAGCAGGTGGGGGCACTCGGGAACCGGGGCTTCGAGATCGGTTGAGGCCCGAGCGCAAGTCAAAACCACTGAAGACGCACACCAGGGCAACAGCAAACACAGCGGGGATGGGTGATGGCCGGAGCTCGCTCGAAACGGTCGAGGAGCTCCGGCCAGCTCGGTGCAACACACGCACACCAGGTGTTTGGCAAAATGCTTACCTGGGTTCCGAGGAAaacggcggcggtcggcggctCAACGGCGGTGGCTGGACGTTCGGGGGTCCTCGGCTCCTTGGCTCACCTCCACGAGTCCTCTTCTCCTGCTTTTCTCTCcggtttctctctccctccctttccGTTCTCTCTCGGCTCTCTCCCtccgttttccttttttcttcgctttttgctttttcaccCCCTCTGTTCTTCCTGTGCTGTCTTTTTCCCTCTGCTGCGGGTTTTTTCTGCCCTATGCTTCCGCCGTCTGCCCTATGTGCTCGAAACCGGTGCCTGCTTCGATTGCAGATAGTCCTGGCATTTATACAGCCTCGTGCCCATCAACATACTCAGCTGTGCTGGCACTCTTTCGGTCGCTTGACGACAAATGCCCTCGCATGAGAGGTTGAAAAAAGGCATCTCCCGATAGAAAAGACTTGCTCTCGTTATTTGTGAAGTTGCGTTCCGGAAAGCTATGTATTTAGCATTTTCTGATAATTATTGTACTACCTAAACAATATTGAAATGCCCGATATGTAATACGACGCGACATGACGCGATTTGATATGTCaatatatcatttttaaaaaaataaaaaattccgatACGTTGtacattaaatatatattttatataattatcatttttatgattattttaattaaattaatataatttaaattcacaaataaataaataaataataataaagagtttagaataaatttacactaaaaaatatCACTGGAGTCCTAGTCACAAGTCCAAAAGTATCCAGCTCATGTAGCCAAACTTAAtttcatttcttgttttagACTTTTCCAATAATACAATTGTAAAATGATATTTACctcatttaaaaaatacaactgaatgatggaaaataatgaaaacctttttaaaaaaaatattttcttataatgtCCAATTGCCAAGAGGAAATAAACAAACCTTAGTTACACAAAGAAAGGTTCCtcataataatgataataatgttTGCCACTCCCCTTTTACATAAGCTTCAATCATTAGAAAAAGGCCAATACTTAGTATAAAGATAAAGACGGACTTTAATTTGGTACGGTGGCAATGTAATAAAGTGATTATACATGCAAGTCTAGGCACTAACACctctaaaatttataattttgattaaatgaattgattttattagtgaatgagagttttcatttcataaattgaCCATTAATTATGACCGCCAttccaaaattggaaagttctctttttttttcttttttctaaggaaaaaaagGATTGGTTTTCTCATCACAAGAGTCTTCTCCCTGAAAATAATCTTCTAGTGCATATCGCAACTTATGCCAATATTTATGCAATAGACACGACACTGTTCGATATAAAGATCAACCTTAATTAAGATTTATCGAAAAAAAGTTCGACTATATTTGAAAGGATTAAATTAGTCCGTAATTAATATTAGAGCAATCTGTTCATTGAGTACACTTGGATCATTTAGTATAATGGAATCTACCTACTTTATGTATCCATAGGACCCAATAGTTTAGATAAACTGGGATGCATACATCCAGTCCCACCCAGTAATTTTTCCCTATGTTGTCGTGTATATACATTTAATTCCCTTCATATGAGGGAGAGAATTATTTAGTGCAAATCTCTCTATCCAAGCATGGCTCGAGAGAAAACACGCTCAATTATCAATGAGTGCGAATGGACCGATTGCCATTAGTACTGCACGCATCTCCGTCCCGATACACGTGACATGCCGTCCAGGCAAGGTGGTAAGCCAGCTGCACGAAAAGATCGATCGAAGGTCAAGCCATGGCCTAGATATTTTGTTCAATTGCTTTCACGTCAGTTCTGAAGTGATCGCGAGCCGTTTGATTCGGAGGCCCCCCTTTCTTGCATGCGACGCACAATTGAATTCGTCGTCTCTCCTCACGTTTCTCATGCCTGGGCTTCATAAGAGGTGAGGCACGAATCAACATGACATGCCccgttcgaccaaaaaaaagaaaaaaacatgacATGCCCTGACATTGATATCCACCTTTGGCATTTGTTCAAGCACTTCAACTCTCAGGATGATGATCTTGTCGTGACTCCATTTTGCTTCTTGCAAGAAGGCTTTGCACGAATTATACTACTGCGAAACAATAGAAACACCGAATATCTCCTTATTAGGCGGGAGATCCTCAGCTACGCACACGGTCAATTCTTACAATGTCGAGCACCAGATATGTTTTTCGCATAATGCTTTTGTTAGACAAGGAACGATAATTTTCCTATTCCCTACAGAGTCTCACGAGCCAATTTCATTCCGTTGTTATGGAAAGGTCTTCCACAGCATTGATATCCTGTTTGAAAATACGCAAATCAGAAGGCGAAAATTCAACAATTAAGATGCATGAATATTGCTTTTCCAAGTAAATCGATGTTTGTGCATAGCTCTAGTTCGTCAATGTGATGTAAACATCGTgcatgatggatttatgagatgggctgagttggcccgtccgcccaagttgggcccaaaagcccggcccacgggaatagggcccgtggatgggggaaggtataaaaggggagagagagagagatgcaccctttggcacaatcaacgtacgcttctctcccgcgcgtttctctcccgaagaacgatgaggcatacggcttccaatttcttcccttcaaggcttcatcgaccggattctcttcctctgtGACGACGGTGTTtgtctgtggctaacaaggtacgctcgactccgtggtgtgctttacgatcggtgatacgtgttattcggggcttcgtcttccgcattgatttaggggttcgattaagtgtcgaatccggtttttgggatcggtaattcccaacattggtatcgagccacCACTGTTTCACGTTTTCCGATCAATtatgatgtttttgattgattttttgaaatcccttcggccgt
The sequence above is drawn from the Eucalyptus grandis isolate ANBG69807.140 chromosome 11, ASM1654582v1, whole genome shotgun sequence genome and encodes:
- the LOC120289311 gene encoding LOW QUALITY PROTEIN: probable terpene synthase 12 (The sequence of the model RefSeq protein was modified relative to this genomic sequence to represent the inferred CDS: inserted 1 base in 1 codon; deleted 2 bases in 1 codon), which encodes MDEQGTFMESLGRDVEGLLSLYEASHLAFEEEDILHEAKAFAIEHLKRLNNIDVSKDLEYFQVNWGLALPLHLRMPLLEARRSIEAYSTRREXADRRLLELAVYNFNMVQSILQRDLQEMSRWWNDVSLANKLSFARDRLMECFFWTVGMAYEPQFSNLRRGLTKVTALVTTIDDVYDVYGSLDELELFTDAVHRWDVDAVSNLPGCMKLCFLALYNAVHEMAYDVLKQNGENIIPCLTKAWSDMLKAFLQEAKWKHNKVTPTFEEYMNNGWISVSGLVILIHAFFLSTPHIRKEELELIETYGHDLLKSPSIIFRLCNDLGTSSAELERGETANSILCYMQDTGCARMLLASIKELIDTAWKKMNRYQVNNSLFGKSFVRLAFNLARIAHYTYQDGDAHGAPNDRSKYRIHSLLIDPISLE